The genomic window AATGTATGACTACTTAAAATGATGTGAAGAATAATCCGAGTTGTGAAGAGGATGATATTTGTTAAGAAAAAATTAGCCTGAAAAAAGTATAAACTTTTGAAATCAAAGGAAAATGGATTACAAACAAAATTTGTTGCATTTTTTGGGATTTTAAGTTTGAACTAGCATAAATTATATGTGACAAGAAATGACTGTGACCATATAATAGTGCATGCAAGTTAGAGTCTATTAGTACAATGGTCATGAATGAGCCCCTATAATAGAGACATTATATGTGTTCATGATTAGtgtttgactatttttttttttataaaaaagtttgaaaagtGTGCGTGTTTTCCCCTGCTGTTTTTCTTATGTTAGTCATCATGCTAAATTCCATATTCTACAGAaagcaaattttatttcatttaatatCTCAAATTATCTATTGTGGATGAAAATTTTCTGCTCAAGTATAACTTTTTAACCTTTCTCATTTTCCTCTGAGTGAAGCTTGCCCACTAGGTTCTTATTGTCCACTTGCAAAACTGAACAGCGACACTGGACTATGTGAACCGTAAGCTCCAcctaaatgttaatttttattcattgtTGTCTAAGTTTCATTCCTAAGAAGTAAAAACGAATTTGCAGATATAGTTACCAGATACCTCAGGGAGAACCAGATCATACTTGCGGCGGTGCTGATATTTGGTCTGGTGTGATAAACAGTAGTGATATATTCTGTTCTCCCGGATCATACTGCCCAACTACAACACGTAAAGTTTCTTGCGATCGTGGGTATTGATTTATTCCATTCCTACTTTTGTTACTGTCTAAATTGTCTAAAATTCTTTTGTCACAACTCACAAGATAATGCTCTCCAAAACTCCATTATTATGCACTAATACTTTTCATGTCCATCACAACCAAACTCATATTGATTGCTCAACATTCTTACTCATTATGCCTTTTCAATTTCAGATATTACTGCAGGATGGGTTCTACTCATCAGAACCGTAAGTCTTTTTCTGCTGTTGCATATATTGTAGCTTTGTTTATTTGGTTAATTTATGCCATCATTGCATCCTTAATTTGTGCTTGATAAAGTTTGTAATATTttctaattattataatttataaatttatgcCCTGTCTTTCTATTTCTTTAGCAACCATTTTAGGATCTATCCTCTGCCTTTCTCTAAATTCCCTGCTCTCCACCCAATGCTcatgaaaaatttaaatggaAATGTTTtgagaaaatacaaaaaatagagTTTCTTTAGGTACAAACCTCATTTTTTGACAGTTAGAAAGAACTATATATGTGTCAGGTTGTAAATcttaaggagaaaaaaaaaactcaggtATCTAGTTGACAACTTACCGTAAATTTTACTGACTGAAAAATAAGAcctcatatttaatattttaactttatcCCTTGGGGGTGAATACATCACAGCATAGTTGACATGATAAAATGAGTTAGATGTAAAAAAAAGTATCTATCTGTTACTGAATTTAATTTTCCTATCTCGTTTACACACTAGAGGATATTATTCAGAAGCTTAGTTTGTATTGTTCATTTTTGCAGTATGCTCCAAGTTCAGCCAATGTAATCCAAACACCGCAACGCAAAATATGCATGCTTATGGCGCTCTGCTTATTGTAAGTAGAATACGATGTAGCATTGGATGAAATCATGATTGCTTTAGATCTTTTTCTCTTTAAATTTTCTTCATTGGTTAGGCAATTTGAAAGACTTCCATTCAACTTTACTTTTTCCTTTCATGTTCTATCAGGGGTTTTATTGCAATTTactttttgaatgattattcttgatggtctgactgcacagattTTGTGGTTTTTCTCAAATACagatttttcattctttttgttCCTTTCTATTCTTTGCTCAAACTCTGCTGTCTTGTCCCATAATAGCATATGAAGAAACACAGTAGATCAGCAGAAAAATGTCCCAAAAAGTTTACTTGGTTTTCTTATTTATGCATATGCTATGAAAGGGCATGAAGTAATTTGAAATATTTGCCAAGCATTCATTCTCTCTATTTCTAGTTTATCATATTTGGCATCATTAATTTCCCCTTGTAGGTTGCATTGAGTACTGTCCTGATCATCATTTATAACTGTTCTGATCAAGTTCTTGCTACACGAGAAAGAAGGAAAGCTAAATCCAGAGAAGCTGCAGCAAGACAGGTAAGAGAAACCGTACAAGCTCGAGAAAGGTGGAAGATGGCAAAAGAAGCTGCTAAAAGGAATAAGCTGGGATTGCAAGATCAGCTAGTACGCACTTTTTCTCGCAAAAAATCAGCAAAGCAAGGGGAGCAAGTTGCTGTACCTCCAGAACAGTCATCTGCAGCCACAAAAGGCCAAACAAAGGAACCTAGCAACCTTACTAAAATGATGAATTCCTTTGAGAATGACCCTGCTAGTAATGAAGGATTCAATCTAAAAATTGgggacaaaaatattaaaaagcaGATGCCAAAGGGAAAACAGTTACATACACAAAGCCAAATTTTAAGGTATGCTTATGGTCAGATTGAGAAAGAGAAAGCTCAACAAGAGAAACAAAATAACTTAACCTTCTCAGGAGTGATTTCAATGGCCGCTGAAGGTGAAGAGATTAGATCAAGGCCTGAGATCGAGGTAGCTTTCAAAGATTTAACTCTTACTTTGAAAGGGAAAAGAAAACATGTACTGAGGTGCGTGACAGGTAAAATCATGCCTGGTCGAGTTTCAGCTGTGATGGGTCCCTCAGGAGCTGGAAAAACTACATTTCTTTCTGCCCTGGCAGGGAAAATAAGAGGGTGCACTATGACAGGCTCAATTCTAGTCAATGGAAAACCTGAATCCATTCACTGTTATCAGAAAATTATTGGATATGTGCCACAAGATGATATTGTGCATGGGAACTTGACAGTGGAGGAAAATCTTCGTTTCAGTGCAAGATGCAGGTACCTCACATTCTGTGCATAACTTAATTTGCACATACTTATTTTGCATTTTCTCCTTTTATTTCTATTGTTTCCTTTTATTTTCCTTTGTAactattttctatttaattCACAACTAAGTATCCACCTTTTTCCCTATTCACAACTATAATTGGCATTGGAGACATTCAAATAAATCCTTCCATAACCTTAAAAAATGTCTCTCATGTCTAAAGTTATCCATCATCCTTGTATATATACAGAAACTCAAAAGATTTATCTTGTACCTTGATTTTTCACAACAGTTGTTGTGAATTCCACAACAAAAAACTACTAGTCTCGCTCATTGCATAGGGTCTGTAGTGTACTCTCTCATAAAGGAAATATTTTGCTATTCCATTCTTAGTTAGGACATCCTTATTTTAGAATCATCAAATGGATATCTTATTGTTTATGTGAATGATATGGTTATAATTGATAATGTTCATAATGACATACATCAGTTGAAACAACATCCCTCTCATTAGTGTCATACTGAAGACCTTTAAAATCTGTTACTTTTTGGGTATTGAAATAGCTCAATCTAAGAATGGTCTAGTAATTTAACAAAGGAAATATGTTGTAGATGTTCTTGAAGAGACTGGACTATTGAATGTCAAACCAATACAATTCTCCTAATTCTAATTAAACAAGGAACAAATAatgaagcaaaaataaatttcaaaaccaATCCTTAGAGATAATTTAAGATATTCTAAATTACTCTAAGATACAACTAAACTTTCATTAGATATTTTTCATGTATTCCAACAAAGTGTTTGTATTTTTCTGTTGATTCTGTATAttattttgagtttttaccCCTTTCTAATTGTTATTTCATTTAAATGTCTGTTTCTTATTACTGGAGACTATCTGATGACATGCCAAAACCAGATAAGGTTCTGATTGTTGAAAGAGTAATTGAAACCTTGGGACTCCAGGCAATAAGAGATTCCCTTGTTGGGACAGTAGAGAGACGAGGCATATCTGGTGGGCAACGAAAACGTGTAAATGTAGGGTTGGAGATGGTTATGGAGCCTTCATTGTTAATCTTAGATGAGCCTACAACTGGTCTAGACAGTGCATCTTCGACTTTACTGCTGAAAGCACTTCGCCGTGAAGCTGCTGAAGGGGTAAACATCTGCATGGTGCTTCACCAACCTAGGTAATGTTAcctctctctccctctccctctccctctccctccctccctctctctctctctctctctctctctctctctcactctcccAAATCCCAATTTAGTTTTGGTCAAATATACATGCCTAACGACCTGGTGTATTTAACATAACTTATGTATAATAAATGTTTAAATACTCTGGACTCCCTAAACTATTTGTAATAATTTGTGATTAATTACTAGAACTTGTTTCTTTATTTAGGTCCCTAAACTTTTAAATAACTTTGAATTAGGTTTCTAAATTTAGGGACTCAAGTACATGTTAATTAAAAGTTCGAGGatccaattaattttttttagttaaggGACCTGATTATAATTTATTGACAAGTTCAGCAAGCAATTTTTTAATTCATGAACCTATTTAAAAATCTCCAAATAGTTCAGGGACATCCAAAGTAATTAAAACTTACAATAAAAATGTTCTTCAACCATTCCAACATAAAGTTAAAatcttactttttatttttgttgtgatACAGCTATACTTTATTCAGAATGTTTGATGATATAATATTTCTAGCAAAAGGTGGCCTTACTGCATATCACGGTCCTGTAAAAAAAGTAGAAGAATACTTTGCTGGCATTGGTATCCCTGTTCCTGATCGTGTGAATCCTCCGGATCATTTTATTGACATTTTGGAAGGTTTAGTGAAACCAAGTGAAACTGTGACTTATCAACAACTACCTGTCAGATGGATGCTTCATAATGGTTACACAGTACCACCAGATATGCTTCATTATGCTGATGAAATTTCTGCTTCATCGTCTTCCTCAAATGCAAATCAAGCAATAAAGACTGCTGATGAAGCTTCTGATCAATCATTTGCCGGAGAGTTTTGGGAGGATATGAAAAGTAATGTACAGTTGCGAAAAGATCATATCGAGGCAACCTTCTTAACGATTAAGGACTTATCTGGCCGAAGAACTCCTGGTGTAGCTCGGCAGTATAGATACTACGTTGGGCGGTATGAAATCCTATGTTTTAATATTGATACAATTGCCCTTTGGAGCCCAACTAACTAACAAGGCTCGATTTCTAGTAATCAGGCTTCTCAGCTTTGGGTTCCTATAAGAAATAATTACTCACAACTAATTTCTAATATTTGTCATTTAAAGAAAACTGAGttttgacaataaataaatttaaaatattggcCTATGTATTTTATCTCatataaatatcatataaataaGTGAAGATATAGTGTAGAATTTTCATCATGAAACATGATATTTGAGTTAGTCTAGTCTTTATCAATGttaaaaatgatataaaatcatttttgtaTCTTCACCTAATAGCTTAAACTTTTTAGATGGTTAGTTCATGAGTTGGTTGTTGAAATATTTTGGTCTTAAATATGGTATAAGAGCCTTTATGACCAAGTGGTCTCTAGAGTTCAATTGCTATTAACAAGTTGGATTTCAACTCGAGGTAGGTAGACCCATACAGTGTCCATGTTTCAAGCCCAATATACTTTTGCATGAGGCCAGTTTAGAAATATAATGTAAAATCACATGTATCCGCACCTCAATATCTTATTTTGAACAGATTGAGTTGTTTATATTTTGACTTGGTACATATGAATCATACTGTGAATGACATTGGTTATTTATTAACTTGGTCCATTACTTCCAGGGTTGGTAAGCAGCAGCTGCGAGAAGCAAAATCACAAGCAGTTGACTATCTCCTTTTATTAGTTGCCGGTGCTATCTTGGGAACTCTTACTAAAGTAAATGATGAAACATTTGGGTCTCTTGGATATACATATACTGTCATTGCGGTTTGTAAGTTTGAAAGCTCCCTATTGAATTAGTCTCCTTTTTCAGACACTAAAACTGAACcactcttttctttcttcagTTAATTGAACATCTCATTTTAGATTCCTGTAAGAAGTTTGAGtggtttttatattattattcatctttttttggtttccataaaaaaaatcatggccagaaaaaaaaatgtttataaggTGAAGACATCCCTCGCGAGATTGGGTTAGATCTAACCCAGATTCTAAAATGGTATTAGAGGTTGTCTCAGATctgttgggccacctgttattgGGTCACTCAAATAATGCTCTAGGAGTCTAGGTGTTCATGAGTTCCATATTGGATGTAATATGGTCTCTTaaagtgtttataagtgagaaaCTGACGGGAACTTGGCTATTTTGGGGTGCCCAAGTCCCACATTGAGTAGTATGAGATACTCAAGGAGTATTTAAGTGGCTTGGTTCTTTCCCCTTCATAGCTAGCTTTTAACGAAGGGTTGCCAAGTGCTTAGATACGAATTAGTTAGTATGAGAGTTGGTTTTCGACGGCTCGAAAAGGGCTACCTACAGAGAGGCTGACTGAAAAGGTAGAGTAAAGCGTTGTTGACTGCAACCTCCAGGACGTCGGCTCTCAATGGAGGAGCTATGGTAGGGACTTGGGTTTTAAGTGGTGCCCAAAGTCCCAAAGAGCAGTATGCTATATAGCATCAACACTTTAAAGGTTTCCAAGTGTTTAGATACTTATCTGTTGGTATGAGAGTTGGTTGTTGACGGCTCGAAAAGGGCTACCTACAGAAAGGCTGATAAAAAAGGTAGAGTAAAGCATTGTAGAGTGCAGCCTCCAGGGTGTCGGCTCTCAAGGGAGGAGCTATGGTAGGGACTTGAGTTTTAAGCGGTGCTCAAGTCCCAAAGAGTAGTATGCTATATAGCACCTACACTTTAGATTGAAGGTGTGTCTTGTGTTTGACACATATCAGTGTCCGACACAATACTGACGCATGTGGTTCACATTACTTTCAAATTATGACAAGTGTTTACGCGTTAGTATCATGTCTGATGTTTTTGTatgtgtcagtgcttcataggtAGGATGGGATGTTCGGTGGAGTATTTAAGTGACTTGGTTCTTCCCCCTTGATAGATAGCTTTTCAGGAAGGGTTCCCCAAGTGCTTAAATACTTATCACAGACATCCATTCTTATAAGTTGCTTCTGTGGAGTTGAGTTAGAAACGACCAAAATTCTAAAAATCTTgttagaaagaagaaaaaaaattaatatacttttttattgGTAAAGTCTTTCTATATGTGTCTCCCCTCATTTATATTGCATATATGCAGCTCTACTTTCCAAGATTGCAGCTCTGAGATCATTTTCTCTGGATAAATTACAATACTGGAGAGAGAGTGCATCAGGGATCAGCAATTTGGCTCATTTTTTGTCCAAAGATACAATTGATCTTTTCAGTACAATAATCAAACCTCTCATTTATCTATCCATGTTCTACTTTTTTAGCAATCCAAGGTCAAGCTTCGGAAGTAATTATGCGGTTTTGGTATGCCTTGTATACTGTGTGACTGGCATGGCTTACGCATTAGCAATTTATTTTGAGCCTGCTCCTGCTCAGCTGGTATGGATCATATCAATTTATACACATTTTCTTACGTGGGGTTACCGATAACAACTGCactttaatcattttttattttcttcctcttttggGTATTGTTTTTTCGACACTTGTAGTGGGCAGTGCTTCTCCCTGTTGTTATGACTCTCATTGCAAACCAGACAAGAGATACTCTCTTTATGAAGATCCTA from Trifolium pratense cultivar HEN17-A07 linkage group LG1, ARS_RC_1.1, whole genome shotgun sequence includes these protein-coding regions:
- the LOC123923034 gene encoding putative white-brown complex homolog protein 30, translated to MRNYVTFIPLFFFFSFTLLPTIHSAETFAPSFYTDEIYKELQNIAVLLNKDIKSSLGFCIKDVKKDWEEAFDFTGKLDFVDSCVKKKGDFRDRICTAAEIRYYFHGFVVQGASSDNYVEPNKNCNLTSWVDGCEPGWGCSTGENIDLKKELKEIPKRTNNCQPCCEGFFCPQGLTCMIPCPLGSYCPLAKLNSDTGLCEPYSYQIPQGEPDHTCGGADIWSGVINSSDIFCSPGSYCPTTTRKVSCDRGYYCRMGSTHQNLCSKFSQCNPNTATQNMHAYGALLIVALSTVLIIIYNCSDQVLATRERRKAKSREAAARQVRETVQARERWKMAKEAAKRNKLGLQDQLVRTFSRKKSAKQGEQVAVPPEQSSAATKGQTKEPSNLTKMMNSFENDPASNEGFNLKIGDKNIKKQMPKGKQLHTQSQILRYAYGQIEKEKAQQEKQNNLTFSGVISMAAEGEEIRSRPEIEVAFKDLTLTLKGKRKHVLRCVTGKIMPGRVSAVMGPSGAGKTTFLSALAGKIRGCTMTGSILVNGKPESIHCYQKIIGYVPQDDIVHGNLTVEENLRFSARCRLSDDMPKPDKVLIVERVIETLGLQAIRDSLVGTVERRGISGGQRKRVNVGLEMVMEPSLLILDEPTTGLDSASSTLLLKALRREAAEGVNICMVLHQPSYTLFRMFDDIIFLAKGGLTAYHGPVKKVEEYFAGIGIPVPDRVNPPDHFIDILEGLVKPSETVTYQQLPVRWMLHNGYTVPPDMLHYADEISASSSSSNANQAIKTADEASDQSFAGEFWEDMKSNVQLRKDHIEATFLTIKDLSGRRTPGVARQYRYYVGRVGKQQLREAKSQAVDYLLLLVAGAILGTLTKVNDETFGSLGYTYTVIAVSLLSKIAALRSFSLDKLQYWRESASGISNLAHFLSKDTIDLFSTIIKPLIYLSMFYFFSNPRSSFGSNYAVLVCLVYCVTGMAYALAIYFEPAPAQLWAVLLPVVMTLIANQTRDTLFMKILIKLCYPNWALEAFIIANAERYTGVWLITRCSSLMNSGYNVGDWPICLAVLIFYGIVARIVAFICLMITQKK